TGCAACTTTGACGACATTTTCTTGTTGTCACAGGCAATGGTGGATATAGTCGTAGTGTTTCTTTTACAACTGCTTGCAAGTAGGGGAGATTCTCAACATCTGATTCATCAACTAGTCTAGTACTACCAACGACTGAATTTATCTCCTCTCTAACCTTGTTGAATACAAACGGATGGTTGATGAGCTCAGTTATTGTCCACAGAATGACCTCCGATGAGGTACCAGTACTTCCGACAAAAATATCCTAGTAAAAGTGCAACATTTGAGTAGATGAGAGAACATAGTAAGAGTTGAACCCAATGTAGATAAATCACTAATTTGTATGCTTGaacttgttaaaaaattttcttgcaaTTAATTTAATTCATACTGAACTCAAGGTTAACTTAAACTTATATAAATCATTTATCATGTATTACTAAGAAAAACTTGTCACAGTTTCTTTGAAGCATAGTCCTACTTGAAGTTCTctaacatatttttctttttagataggTAAGTGCAAGCATAAGGGTAGTCTTGACATAGATGCTTGTGATAAAGGAAAGTACTTATATGGTATGCAGAGTGTTGGATTAATAAGTACAGGGTTTCTAACAATTTTTGGCCTTCATTATCTATGGATGCACACACTCACAATTAGGGGTGGCAATATTTGGGCATGTTAGGTAGCTTTTGGATTGGGTCATAAATAAGTCATGTACTCAATTActcatttatccatttatgacccatataaatataaattaaatatccATTATCCACCTAACCCATTATAATTCGGGTGGGAATCAACCCACCCATATAACTCATTATAGATTTATATATTTACTTACAAATAccaaaaacttataaattaccaaaatatattTCACTAAAAAGAATTAttacctaaacacccactttttTTTGccttattaaaaaaactaatatatgttttcgaaaaaattaagaaaaagaaaaggaaaattcacCCACtatttgttttccaaaaatactgagaaaaacaaatgaaaatttccaaaataccaTAGTTGTTTCTGAGCAAACTAATATATCCACTGtttgattttgagaaaacttagaaaacaaaaggaaactTCACACATTATTGGGGTTctgagaaaaaacaaaagaaaatttagtttttgACTTCGATCTTACACATAGTTCCAATTTAAGAGTGAAAATCACTCAAGTACTCAAGTTAAATTTAGGGTAGGCTTTATTTTGATATGTTTTCTTAGATCTAACAAAGTTTCACAATTTTCTCATTGTTTCCTACATTTTCcctaaaacaaaacatgtcaataataaaataaataaaagaataaaagaaaaatcaaaagctcttgaaaagattgaaaaagCTTCAACCATGAATCAAGTACAAGAAAATATCAACCAATTGTTGAGCAAGATGTGCTCTTCTTCTAGAGAATCCTCTATCTCTTAACCTAaccaaaattttcttaacaaatttttctcttctttcccaACTGAATCGAGAGGTAATCAAATTGAGACATGGAACCCAAGGGCTTGGAAATTCTGAAAGTCTCTTggtaggagagagagagagagagagagagagagagagagctaaggAAATGTGAAAAAGAAACCCCAAGAAAATCAATGAGCAATATGAGATTggtgtgcaattttttttttttttttttttgttgtaaaatttgaTGTCCCTAGtaaaactttttatttctttaatgtCTTTAAAATGGTCGAATGTGAATTACATGTCttaaatgtgtgtgtgtatatatacatgtgtgtgtgtgcgctaTCTCCAATGAGTCATGGTTTTGGAACTCtatatttttctctcctttttagGCCTATTTAACGATTTCAAAGGTTAATGGATTGAATTAAAACTATGTAAAAGCACGGCCtaatagaatttaaaaataaataaataaatacttacaGTTAAAAAAGCCTTAATATTGTTTCTGGTCATTTTGACCTCAGCCTTGCCATCTTGATACACCTTCAATAATATATCCATAAAATCTTGAGTGTCTCTCTTCCCAATCTGATCTTCATGCTCTTTCAACATCCCTTCCAAGAGCTCATCAACCCTTAACTGTTCTCTTATGGCTTGCCTTCCAAACAACCAGAAAGCCAATAGACCAAAGGGTCCcaacatatttccaaaaaatacctTTGAACCAACCCTAAAGACGTCTTTCATTATCTTTCTAATCCTTTCAGCTTCATCTCCTTTCTCTGAACAACTTGTGCTTGCTGCCATCTTACACAACATATTATTTGTTAGCTTCATAAGCTCAACACTTAAATCAACAACCTCTTTCCGCTTGGCACTCTCAAAAACGTTTTGCAAAAAACGTGCAAGTTCTTTCCCTCGAACCGCCCGAGACCTTTCAAGCTGTCCAGTTGAAAGAAGTTCTGTCATGCACAATTTCTTGATGAACCGCCAATAATCACCATATGGTGCACTGAAAAATCCAGCGTTTCCATATGGTGTCTTCTCCATGAAAGCAATATCATGGTGATCCGCGAAAGAAAGATCATGAGTTTTAAATATTTCAGTGCTCACTGAGGCCGATGAAACCACAATGCATTGAGCGAAACCAAGGCGGAGATTGAAAATAGGGCCATATTGGGTGGAGAGCTTTTGCAAGGATTTGTGAAATGATGGCCAAATGAGGTGGAGATGACCAATAACTGGTAAAGTTGGTGGGCTTGGAGGGAGTTTAGGATGGGTTTTAAGCTTTAGAAGCttcttgaaaataaattgaaacaaAAGAGTTGTAACGAACAAGAGGAGGAAGCAAACCAAGTAGTATTGGTTATCAGTCATGGTGACCATAGCTTGTAGTATTCTCTATCAACCTTAGAGTTATATATAATTCAACTAATCctcctatatatatagttagttaAGGatattacataataaaaaacatcattattataataaattttatttaattttagtttgtctattttatattaattaaacattTCAGGAAAAATTATATCTAGAACATGTAGAATGGGAA
This genomic stretch from Quercus robur chromosome 4, dhQueRobu3.1, whole genome shotgun sequence harbors:
- the LOC126724004 gene encoding cytochrome P450 705A22-like isoform X2, whose amino-acid sequence is MVTMTDNQYYLVCFLLLFVTTLLFQFIFKKLLKLKTHPKLPPSPPTLPVIGHLHLIWPSFHKSLQKLSTQYGPIFNLRLGFAQCIVVSSASVSTEIFKTHDLSFADHHDIAFMEKTPYGNAGFFSAPYGDYWRFIKKLCMTELLSTGQLERSRAVRGKELARFLQNVFESAKRKEVVDLSVELMKLTNNMLCKMAASTSCSEKGDEAERIRKIMKDVFRVGSKVFFGNMLGPFGLLAFWLFGRQAIREQLRVDELLEGMLKEHEDQIGKRDTQDFMDILLKVYQDGKAEVKMTRNNIKAFLTDIFVGSTGTSSEVILWTITELINHPFVFNKVREEINSVVGSTRLVDESDVENLPYLQAVVKETLRLYPPLPVTTRKCRQSCKIGGFEIPQGTMVLINLYGIMRDPDLWNNPNEFQPERFLVSSEKQDSMKYKHDEMFTFLPFGAGRRACPGSKLGLSMAHMAVATMVQCFNWEVVGDGGENKAKVNTEVSKGTFIHMAHPLKCLPIVKFNPFDCVM